The following are encoded together in the Chromatiaceae bacterium genome:
- a CDS encoding kinase/pyrophosphorylase, producing the protein MKRTVFFVSESTGITAEALGHSLLSQFEGVDFERVYMPFINTELRAKALLDLIQEAADRDGARPIIFSTMLDDRVRGVIKSGRGYFLELFEIFMEPISRELGIPPSLKSGRSHAITEPNSYIQRIDAINFAMSNDDGVRPDNFKRADVVLTGVSRSGKTPTCLYLAMHYGLMAANYPITEEDFEQGDLPREIYEAKDKVYGLMIDAQRLHLIRQERRAHSEYASLARCQADIRRAQAMFQRLGIRVLDTTSQSIEEIASHILKAVKNKQRHAEGH; encoded by the coding sequence ATGAAACGCACCGTCTTCTTCGTCTCCGAAAGCACTGGCATCACTGCCGAGGCCCTTGGCCACAGCCTGCTATCTCAATTCGAAGGCGTGGACTTCGAACGCGTCTACATGCCTTTCATCAACACGGAGTTGCGCGCCAAGGCCCTGCTGGACCTGATCCAGGAGGCGGCGGATCGCGACGGGGCCAGGCCCATCATCTTCAGCACCATGCTGGATGACCGGGTGCGCGGGGTGATCAAGAGTGGTAGGGGTTACTTCCTGGAACTCTTCGAGATTTTCATGGAGCCCATCAGCAGGGAATTGGGGATACCCCCCAGCCTCAAGTCGGGACGCAGCCACGCCATCACCGAGCCCAATTCCTACATCCAACGCATCGATGCCATCAACTTTGCCATGTCCAACGATGACGGGGTGCGACCTGATAATTTCAAACGCGCCGACGTCGTCCTGACGGGCGTCTCGCGTTCCGGCAAGACCCCCACCTGCCTGTACCTGGCCATGCACTACGGTCTGATGGCGGCTAATTATCCCATCACCGAGGAAGACTTCGAGCAGGGGGACCTGCCTCGGGAAATTTATGAAGCCAAGGATAAGGTCTATGGCCTCATGATCGACGCCCAACGGCTGCACCTCATCCGCCAGGAGCGCCGCGCCCATAGCGAATACGCCTCCCTGGCTCGCTGCCAGGCCGACATCCGCCGCGCCCAGGCCATGTTCCAGCGCTTGGGTATCCGCGTCCTGGATACCACCAGCCAGTCCATTGAGGAGATCGCCTCCCACATCCTCAAGGCGGTCAAGAATAAACAGCGTCACGCCGAGGGGCACTAA
- a CDS encoding hydrogenase maturation protease translates to MFPPNDVSESQPQTLILGLGNTLLTDEALGAVVIRCLEAEGGLGDVGLLDGGTLSFTLSGPIADSPRLIVVDAAVMGERPGTVRVFEGEAMDRQLSGIGKSVHEVSLMDLMDMSRITDSLPGHRALVGVEPAVVDWGDELSPAVAAAVPEAMARIRDLLRAWDGGQELIPGQDRRPG, encoded by the coding sequence GTGTTCCCACCCAATGATGTCAGCGAATCCCAGCCCCAGACCCTCATCCTGGGGCTCGGCAATACCCTGCTCACGGACGAGGCCCTGGGGGCGGTGGTGATTCGGTGCCTGGAGGCGGAGGGCGGTCTCGGCGATGTTGGCCTGCTTGATGGCGGTACCCTCAGTTTCACCCTCTCTGGCCCCATCGCCGACAGCCCCCGCCTCATTGTGGTGGATGCCGCCGTCATGGGTGAACGGCCGGGTACGGTGCGCGTCTTCGAGGGGGAGGCCATGGACCGCCAACTCAGCGGCATCGGTAAGAGTGTCCACGAGGTCAGTCTGATGGATCTGATGGACATGTCGCGGATCACGGATTCGCTGCCTGGCCACCGGGCCCTGGTCGGCGTCGAGCCCGCAGTGGTTGATTGGGGGGATGAACTCAGCCCCGCCGTCGCTGCGGCGGTGCCCGAGGCCATGGCCAGGATTCGCGACCTGTTGCGGGCCTGGGATGGGGGCCAGGAGCTGATTCCTGGCCAGGATCGGCGGCCTGGCTAG
- a CDS encoding hydrogenase expression/formation protein, translated as MSGPESISLAVEVPKVAQEWGNSLPILHEVRHALERLATTGVPGIIDLGAIPFGPGDEARLLARLGRGEVEAVIHALGETRIWESAVPAVWLIDHYNAEGERIALHIEIDRIPSLLLTQPEDLAEATARLDGILDGEGGAGASA; from the coding sequence ATGTCTGGTCCGGAAAGCATCTCTCTAGCGGTCGAAGTCCCGAAGGTGGCTCAGGAATGGGGCAATTCCCTGCCCATTCTCCACGAGGTGCGACATGCCCTAGAGCGCCTGGCCACCACCGGCGTGCCGGGCATTATCGATCTGGGCGCCATCCCCTTCGGTCCTGGCGACGAGGCACGCCTGCTGGCGCGCCTTGGCCGGGGGGAGGTGGAGGCGGTCATACATGCCCTGGGAGAAACCCGGATCTGGGAGAGCGCTGTTCCTGCCGTCTGGTTGATCGATCACTACAATGCGGAAGGCGAGCGCATCGCCCTGCATATCGAGATCGACCGCATCCCGAGTCTGCTCCTGACCCAACCCGAGGATCTCGCCGAGGCCACCGCGCGGCTCGACGGGATTCTGGACGGCGAGGGCGGCGCGGGGGCATCGGCATGA
- a CDS encoding hydrogenase small subunit, translating into MATQKTLGESLREHGVTRRGFLKFCAATASMMALPPTMTSAIAAALDKARRPSVIWLSFQECTGCTESLTRSHSPTVENLILDIISLDYHHTLQAASGDAAEEARLAAMKENWGSYLVVVDGSLPGPGSNMGYSTIAGHSNLDILKETVEGAAAVVAVGTCAAFGGLPRAYPNPTGAVAVQDIITNKPIINVSGCPPIPTVITGVLAQYLTFGTLPEMDDYKRPLAFFGQSIHDRCYRRPFYDKGLFAETFDDEGAKAGWCLYRLGCKGPSTYNACATMRWNAGTSWPVESGHPCLGCSEPDFWDAGGFYQALSVPTANATHTLAVAGVAGAVVGGVAAAVAKKQQRHAVADREPVTIEQLEQRL; encoded by the coding sequence ATGGCCACCCAAAAGACCCTAGGCGAGAGCTTGCGCGAACATGGGGTTACGCGTCGCGGCTTTCTGAAGTTCTGCGCCGCCACCGCCTCGATGATGGCGCTACCGCCAACCATGACCTCGGCGATCGCGGCGGCCCTCGACAAGGCGCGGCGGCCCTCCGTCATCTGGCTCTCCTTCCAGGAGTGTACCGGCTGCACCGAATCTCTGACCCGTAGCCATTCCCCCACGGTCGAGAACCTGATTCTCGATATCATCTCCCTGGACTATCATCACACCCTCCAGGCCGCCTCCGGCGACGCCGCCGAGGAGGCCCGTCTGGCGGCCATGAAGGAGAACTGGGGCTCCTATCTGGTGGTGGTGGATGGTTCCCTGCCGGGACCCGGCTCCAACATGGGTTACTCCACCATCGCCGGTCACAGCAACCTGGACATTCTCAAGGAGACGGTGGAAGGGGCGGCGGCGGTGGTTGCCGTGGGCACCTGCGCCGCCTTTGGCGGTTTGCCCCGCGCTTACCCCAATCCCACCGGCGCCGTGGCCGTGCAGGACATCATTACCAACAAGCCCATCATCAACGTCTCGGGCTGTCCGCCGATTCCCACCGTCATTACCGGCGTTCTGGCCCAGTACCTGACCTTTGGGACCCTGCCGGAAATGGACGACTACAAGCGGCCCCTGGCCTTTTTCGGTCAGTCGATCCACGACCGCTGCTATCGCCGGCCCTTCTATGACAAGGGTCTCTTCGCGGAGACCTTTGATGACGAGGGCGCCAAGGCAGGCTGGTGCCTCTACCGCCTGGGCTGCAAGGGCCCGAGCACCTACAACGCCTGTGCCACCATGCGCTGGAACGCCGGCACGAGCTGGCCCGTGGAGTCGGGTCATCCCTGTCTGGGCTGCTCCGAGCCCGATTTCTGGGATGCGGGGGGTTTCTATCAGGCCCTGTCGGTGCCCACCGCCAATGCCACCCACACCCTGGCGGTGGCGGGGGTGGCCGGCGCCGTCGTCGGTGGCGTCGCGGCGGCCGTGGCCAAGAAGCAACAGCGGCATGCCGTGGCGGATCGCGAACCTGTCACCATCGAGCAACTGGAGCAGAGGCTATGA
- a CDS encoding HypC/HybG/HupF family hydrogenase formation chaperone — translation MCLGIPMQIRSINGLLARCEAKGVEREANLLMLEHENLAIGDFVVLHLGYAMNRITPEEAAAAWDIYDQMLAAEASLA, via the coding sequence ATGTGCCTCGGTATTCCCATGCAAATCCGTTCCATCAATGGCCTGCTGGCGCGTTGCGAGGCCAAGGGCGTCGAGCGGGAGGCCAACCTCCTGATGCTGGAGCACGAGAACCTCGCCATCGGTGATTTTGTCGTCCTGCACCTCGGTTACGCCATGAACAGGATCACCCCCGAGGAGGCGGCGGCGGCCTGGGATATCTACGACCAGATGCTCGCCGCCGAGGCCAGCCTCGCCTGA